From a single Equus asinus isolate D_3611 breed Donkey chromosome 2, EquAss-T2T_v2, whole genome shotgun sequence genomic region:
- the LCOR gene encoding ligand-dependent corepressor isoform X10, which translates to MQRMIQQFAAEYTSKNSSTQDPSQPNSTKNQSLPKASPVTTSPTAATAQNPVLSKLLMADQDSPLDLTVRKSQSEPSEQDGVLDLSTKKSPCAGSTSLSHSPGCSSTQGNGRPGRPSQYRPDGLRSGDGVPPRSLQDGTREGFGHSTSLKVPLARSLQISEELLSRNQLSTAASLGPSGLQNHGQHLILSREASWAKPHYEFNLSRMKFRGNGALSNISDLPFLAENSPFPKMALQAKQDGKKDASHSSPVDLKIPQVRGMDLSWESRTGDQYSYSSLVMGSQTESALSKKLRAILPKQNRKSMLDAGPDSWGSDAEQSTSGQPYPTSDQEGDPGSKQPRKKRGRYRQYNSEILEEAISVVMSGKMSVSKAQSIYGIPHSTLEYKVKERLGTLKNPPKKKMKLMRSEGPDVSVKIELDPQGEAAQSANESKNE; encoded by the exons ATGCAGCGAatgatccaacaatttgctgctGAATATACCTCAAAAAATAGCTCTACTCAGGACCCCAGCCAGCCCAATAGCACAAAGAACCAAAGCCTGCCGAAAGCATCTCCAGTCACCACCTCTCCCACGGCTGCAACTGCTCAGAACCCTGTGCTCAGCAAACTTCTCATGGCTGACCAAGACTCACCTCTGGACCTTACTGTCAGAAAGTCTCAGTCAGAACCTAGCGAACAAG ACGGTGTACTTGATCTGTCCACTAAGAAAAGTCCATGTGCTGGCAGCACTTCCCTGAGCCATTCTCCAGGCTGCTCCAGTACTCAAGGGAACGG GCGACCTGGGAGACCCAGCCAGTACCGCCCGGACGGACTTCGGAGTGGTGATGGGGTACCTCCAAGAAGCTTACAGGATGGAACCAGGGAAGGTTTTGGACACTCCACATCACTCAAAGTTCCATTGGCTCGATCCCTGCAGATTAGTGAAGAACTACTGAGCAGAAACCAATTGTCCACAGCTGCCAGCCTTGGACCATCTGGATTACAGAATCATGGACAACACTTAATATTATCCAGGGAAGCCTCTTGGGCAAAACCACATTATGAGTTCAACCTCAGCCGTATGAAGTTCAGGGGAAATGGTGCACTCAGCAACATCAGTGACCTTCCTTTTCTTGCAGAAAACTCTCCCTTTCCAAAAATGGCACTTCAAGCAAAACAAGATGGAAAAAAGGATGCGAGCCATTCATCTCCTGTAGATTTAAAGATACCACAAGTTCGAGGAATGGATCTTTCTTGGGAGTCTCGCACTGGTGATCAGTACAGCTATAGCTCTTTGGTAATGGGTTCACAAACGGAGAGCGCGCTTAGTAAAAAATTAAGGGCTATTCttccaaaacaaaatagaaaaagcatgTTAGATGCTGGACCCGATTCTTGGGGCTCAGATGCTGAGCAGTCTACCTCTGGACAGCCATATCCCACATCGGATCAAGAAGGAGACCCTGGCTCCAAGCAGCCTCGGAAGAAAAGAGGGCGTTACAGACAGTACAACAGTGAGATACTGGAGGAAGCAATCTCAGTGGTTATGAGTGGAAAAATGAGTGTTTCCAAAGCTCAGAGTATTTATGGGATTCCCCACAGTACACTGGAGTACAAAGTAAAGGAGAGGCTGGGCACTTTGAAAAACCCtccaaagaaaaagatgaaattaatgaGGTCGGAGGGGCCAGATGTTTCTGTAAAGATTGAATTAGATCCCCAGGGAGAGGCAGCACAAAGTGCAAATGAATCAAAAAATGAGTAG